One stretch of Sphingopyxis sp. 113P3 DNA includes these proteins:
- a CDS encoding phytanoyl-CoA dioxygenase family protein — translation MFRPYAPDALSEHAEQLAEAGYTIIPGLLEDEGCRRIKSELDRLHADQPFGDNDFAGTRTKRVFNLFAKTRVLDSLLVQPDVLTIVRSALGPEAQLSIASTMEIHGGETFQALHRDDAYFPDAAHPPLVINTIWALTDFSLANGATRLVPGSHLCSEPVDPAAAWIAAEMPRGSVLLWNGAVWHGGGANTTGEARFGLSLNYCRGWLRQQENQYLGLDPATVASLPEEVQKLLGYDICQFVGWVDGRHPMRAILPEVRARIHAGIAGRRDPM, via the coding sequence ATGTTCCGGCCATACGCCCCGGACGCGCTGTCCGAGCATGCCGAACAGCTCGCCGAGGCCGGGTACACCATCATCCCCGGCCTGCTCGAAGACGAAGGGTGCCGGAGGATCAAGTCCGAGCTCGATCGCCTTCATGCGGACCAGCCGTTCGGCGACAACGACTTCGCCGGGACCCGCACCAAGCGAGTGTTCAATCTGTTCGCCAAAACCCGCGTCCTCGATTCCCTGCTGGTCCAGCCCGACGTGCTTACGATCGTCCGCTCTGCTCTCGGTCCTGAAGCCCAGCTTTCGATCGCTTCGACAATGGAGATCCACGGCGGGGAGACCTTCCAGGCTCTGCACCGCGACGACGCATACTTTCCAGACGCGGCACATCCGCCGCTCGTGATCAACACAATCTGGGCTCTGACCGACTTCAGCCTGGCCAATGGAGCGACCCGCCTCGTCCCGGGCTCGCACCTCTGCAGCGAGCCGGTCGATCCGGCAGCGGCATGGATCGCGGCCGAGATGCCGCGTGGGTCCGTGCTGCTCTGGAACGGCGCCGTCTGGCATGGTGGCGGAGCCAACACCACCGGGGAGGCTCGCTTCGGACTTTCGCTCAACTACTGCCGCGGCTGGCTGCGTCAGCAGGAAAACCAATACCTCGGGCTCGATCCCGCGACGGTGGCCAGCCTGCCCGAAGAGGTGCAGAAGCTGCTGGGCTACGACATCTGTCAGTTCGTCGGCTGGGTCGACGGCCGCCACCCTATGCGCGCGATCCTGCCTGAAGTGCGTGCGCGCATTCACGCCGGAATTGCAGGGCGGCGCGACCCCATGTGA
- a CDS encoding TonB-dependent receptor domain-containing protein, with translation MGGNPTTDGKGGQILKRDYEQLRWSAGVKGDLTDGLAFDIAATYIIEDQVQQTPDVLIDRLQRALDGLGGPNCGGTVPGANGCQYFNPFSNGYAGNRPLELTNPGYVPANANSTELVAWLFDTQRYTAKTQTWVADTVVSGALPVILPGGEVGFAVGAQYRHVDFEQRVSDIYNANLNPCPVLGQTTCALRTGPYIFLGQNIPLDLSLKVKAVFGELSLPLFEGFDAQLSLRHEDYGGLTGSTTNPQLRAKWDLTDWLAIRGSVGTSFRGPTVLDSAPTGVTLLQGIAASGNVFKSIDTFGNPAVGPEKALSYSVGAILQTGGLTATIDYWSYKVDDQILAVPANVVATAVAGTGNGSQFVNCSSPLRSFVTFNNANACTQGVTTGNDIERVRSDVTNGPTIRLNGVDFDVNYRFDQLIGGTLDIGATGSYLFHYKQYEFVYNGIFVSPAFDAAGFTNYDRAPGTVSKLRVAAYLDFETGPHRFNWTTTFIEGVDDNRGPTVVQTGPSTNCSVANVNAGSATNCQLVDFGLRVNSFMMHDFTYRVDLPLDVTLSASVLNVFDRDPPRARLEYSYDPFIGNPIGRTFKLGLRKKF, from the coding sequence GTGGGCGGCAATCCGACGACAGACGGCAAAGGAGGACAGATTCTCAAGCGCGACTACGAGCAGTTGCGATGGTCTGCGGGCGTGAAAGGGGACCTCACGGACGGCCTGGCCTTCGACATTGCGGCGACATACATCATCGAGGACCAGGTCCAGCAGACCCCCGACGTCTTGATCGACCGCCTGCAGCGGGCACTCGACGGCTTGGGTGGCCCCAACTGCGGGGGCACCGTGCCCGGGGCCAACGGCTGCCAATACTTCAATCCCTTCTCGAATGGGTATGCCGGCAATCGCCCGCTCGAGTTGACCAACCCCGGCTATGTGCCGGCGAACGCCAATTCTACCGAGCTTGTCGCCTGGCTATTCGACACGCAGCGCTACACCGCCAAGACCCAAACCTGGGTCGCCGATACGGTGGTAAGCGGCGCCTTGCCGGTCATTCTCCCGGGCGGAGAGGTGGGATTTGCGGTCGGCGCGCAGTACCGGCACGTCGATTTCGAACAGCGTGTCTCCGACATCTACAACGCCAACCTCAACCCATGCCCGGTGCTAGGCCAGACGACCTGCGCCTTACGCACCGGCCCCTACATCTTCCTCGGACAGAACATTCCGCTCGATCTCTCCCTAAAGGTGAAGGCGGTGTTCGGCGAGTTGAGCCTGCCGCTGTTCGAAGGGTTCGACGCCCAGCTGTCGTTACGACACGAAGATTATGGCGGCTTGACCGGCTCGACCACAAATCCGCAATTGCGCGCGAAATGGGACCTAACCGACTGGCTGGCGATCAGAGGTTCGGTAGGGACATCCTTTCGTGGCCCTACGGTGCTGGATTCGGCGCCGACGGGTGTCACCCTCCTTCAAGGCATCGCCGCCTCGGGCAATGTCTTCAAGTCGATCGACACATTCGGCAACCCCGCCGTCGGGCCAGAAAAGGCGCTCAGCTACAGCGTCGGCGCGATCTTACAGACAGGCGGGCTTACGGCGACGATAGATTATTGGAGCTACAAGGTCGACGACCAGATCCTCGCGGTTCCGGCCAATGTCGTCGCGACCGCAGTTGCGGGTACTGGAAACGGCAGCCAGTTCGTCAACTGCTCGAGCCCACTGCGCTCGTTCGTCACCTTCAACAACGCCAATGCCTGCACGCAGGGCGTGACGACGGGCAACGACATCGAGCGGGTCCGATCCGACGTGACCAATGGTCCCACGATCCGCCTCAACGGAGTGGATTTCGACGTCAATTATCGCTTCGACCAGCTTATCGGCGGAACGCTCGATATCGGTGCGACGGGTAGCTACCTGTTTCATTACAAGCAGTACGAGTTCGTCTACAACGGTATCTTCGTCTCGCCGGCTTTCGATGCGGCCGGATTCACCAACTACGATCGAGCACCGGGCACCGTGTCGAAATTGCGGGTAGCCGCCTATTTGGACTTCGAAACAGGGCCGCATCGCTTCAACTGGACGACGACCTTCATCGAGGGAGTCGACGACAATCGAGGGCCGACTGTCGTGCAGACCGGCCCCTCGACGAACTGCAGCGTGGCCAACGTCAACGCCGGCTCGGCCACCAATTGCCAACTGGTCGATTTCGGTCTGCGCGTGAACTCCTTCATGATGCACGATTTCACCTACCGCGTAGACCTACCATTGGACGTTACGTTGTCGGCTTCGGTCTTGAACGTGTTCGACCGTGATCCACCTCGCGCACGTCTGGAATACAGCTACGATCCGTTCATTGGGAATCCGATTGGACGGACGTTCAAACTCGGCCTGAGGAAGAAGTTCTGA
- a CDS encoding GFA family protein, which yields MKGDLTGGCLCGAVRYTLRDGFRFRPYACHCTDCQTRTGGAFSEHMLFAKQDLDIEGDLDIGSYEQPSGALSSIWGCPTCKVRIFAENDKRPGFASLRCGTLDQSHEVVPAAHLWVSSKQAWVTLPDGVPALAEQPRTQAEWIALVGPTPS from the coding sequence ATGAAAGGCGATTTGACGGGTGGATGTCTGTGCGGTGCCGTGCGCTACACTCTTCGCGATGGATTTCGATTTCGACCTTATGCATGCCATTGCACCGACTGTCAGACGCGAACTGGTGGAGCCTTCAGCGAGCACATGCTGTTCGCCAAGCAGGATCTCGACATTGAGGGCGATCTGGACATCGGCTCCTATGAACAGCCGAGTGGTGCCCTATCATCGATCTGGGGGTGTCCAACCTGCAAAGTCCGCATCTTCGCCGAGAATGACAAGCGCCCGGGCTTTGCATCGTTGCGCTGCGGAACCCTCGATCAAAGCCACGAGGTCGTGCCTGCCGCTCATCTTTGGGTGAGCAGCAAGCAAGCCTGGGTGACGCTTCCTGATGGGGTGCCCGCACTTGCCGAACAACCGCGGACACAAGCCGAGTGGATAGCGCTTGTCGGGCCTACTCCGAGCTAG